From Deltaproteobacteria bacterium, one genomic window encodes:
- the guaA gene encoding glutamine-hydrolyzing GMP synthase produces MPESPVPSDRILVLDFGSQVTQLIARRVREMQVYCAIQPFNYPLAKIRELNPRGIILSGSPASVYQEGAPTIDPEIFRLGVPILGICYGLQLTTQLLGGRVARSDKREFGRATLVVDEPSALFEGLPKEQTVWMSHGDKVEALPKGFRPIAHSDNTPLAVVANESNTVYGVQFHPEVVHSQFGRELLGNFVHRVCGVGSNWTMGSFIENEIADIRRKVGQGRVLCALSGGVDSAVAAALVHRAVGPQLTCVFVNNGVLRQGEADKVRSVFTSDVKLNLVYVDASDLFLDRLKGVIDPERKRKIIGNTFLDVFEEESRKLGTVEYLVQGTLYPDVIESVSVRGPASVIKSHHNVGGLPEKMNLKLIEPLRELFKDEVRALGKELGLPSFVIERQPFPGPGLAIRVLGEVTRERVEILQKADSILLEEIRKAGLYRQVWQSFAVLLPVQSVGVMGDERTYENVCAIRAVTSDDGMTADWARLPYELLGTASNRIINEVRGINRVVYDISSKPPATIEWE; encoded by the coding sequence ATGCCCGAATCTCCGGTCCCGTCCGACAGGATTCTTGTCCTCGATTTCGGTTCGCAGGTCACGCAGCTGATCGCCCGCCGGGTGCGCGAGATGCAGGTCTACTGCGCTATCCAGCCGTTCAACTACCCGCTGGCGAAGATACGGGAGCTCAACCCCCGGGGTATCATCCTGTCCGGTTCGCCCGCATCGGTTTACCAGGAGGGCGCGCCCACCATTGACCCGGAGATTTTCCGCCTTGGTGTCCCCATTCTGGGCATCTGTTACGGGCTCCAGCTCACGACGCAGCTCCTGGGCGGACGTGTCGCCCGGAGCGACAAGCGTGAGTTTGGGCGTGCCACGCTGGTGGTGGACGAGCCTTCAGCCCTCTTTGAAGGGCTGCCGAAGGAACAGACGGTCTGGATGAGCCACGGCGACAAGGTGGAAGCCCTCCCCAAGGGGTTCCGCCCCATCGCCCATTCGGACAATACGCCGCTGGCGGTGGTGGCGAACGAAAGCAATACGGTTTACGGCGTCCAGTTCCATCCCGAAGTGGTTCATTCCCAGTTCGGCCGGGAACTGCTCGGCAACTTCGTGCATCGCGTCTGCGGCGTCGGGTCAAACTGGACGATGGGATCGTTCATCGAGAACGAGATCGCCGACATCCGCCGCAAGGTGGGTCAGGGCCGGGTGCTCTGTGCCCTGTCGGGCGGGGTGGATTCGGCTGTCGCCGCTGCGCTGGTCCACCGTGCAGTGGGGCCGCAACTGACCTGCGTGTTCGTCAACAACGGCGTGCTCCGCCAGGGCGAGGCGGACAAGGTGAGATCGGTGTTCACCAGCGATGTGAAGCTGAATCTCGTCTACGTCGATGCGAGCGATCTGTTTCTGGACCGCCTCAAGGGCGTGATTGACCCGGAGCGCAAGCGCAAGATCATCGGCAACACCTTCCTCGACGTGTTCGAGGAGGAGTCGCGGAAGCTCGGCACGGTGGAATACCTTGTGCAGGGGACGCTTTATCCGGACGTGATCGAGTCAGTATCGGTGCGCGGGCCTGCATCCGTCATCAAGAGCCATCACAACGTGGGCGGACTGCCCGAGAAGATGAACCTGAAGCTGATCGAGCCGCTGCGCGAGCTGTTCAAGGACGAAGTGCGCGCCCTGGGGAAAGAACTCGGGTTGCCCTCATTTGTGATCGAGCGGCAGCCGTTTCCCGGTCCCGGTCTCGCCATCCGGGTACTCGGCGAGGTGACACGCGAACGTGTTGAAATCCTTCAGAAAGCGGACTCCATCCTGCTTGAGGAAATCCGCAAGGCAGGACTCTACCGGCAGGTGTGGCAGAGTTTTGCGGTCCTGCTGCCGGTGCAGAGCGTGGGAGTCATGGGTGACGAGCGAACCTACGAGAATGTTTGTGCAATCCGGGCAGTGACCAGCGATGACGGAATGACCGCAGACTGGGCGCGGCTTCCTTACGAGTTGCTTGGGACGGCAAGTAACCGGATAATCAACGAGGTGCGGGGCATTAACCGGGTGGTGTACGACATTTCGTCCAAGCCGCCCGCCACGATTGAGTGGGAATAA
- the guaB gene encoding IMP dehydrogenase, producing MTQPLPEHALTFDDVLLVPQHSAVLPSGVDTSTRLAGDVVLHVPLISAAMDTVTDSRMAIGMARVGGMGVIHKNFSPQKQAAEVAKVKKSESVVIEDPVTLGPDQTIAEARATSLRLNVSGFPVVKGGKVVGILTNRDIRFESRPNARVSEVMTSKVVTAPVGTSMEKAQEIMHRHRIEKLLVVDGENHLKGLITVKDITKSKAFPNACKDSHGRFRVAAAIGVGNDRDARVEALVHAGVDIICVDTAHGHSERVIETVKWVKGRYPQMPVIAGNVATGEGVRALAGAGASVVKVGVGPGSICTTRVVAGVGVPQLTAVMECAAAAREAGVTIISDGGIRFSGDLVKALAAGAGAVMIGSLFAGTEEAPGEVVLYQGRSYKVYRGMGSLGAMSEGSADRYAQDDVEPVQAKFVPEGVEGRVPYKGPLADSVYQLVGGLRSGMGYLGAQTIPDLQKRAKFVRISPAGLRESHVHDIIITREPPNYQLD from the coding sequence ATGACCCAGCCGCTCCCCGAGCATGCGCTTACCTTCGATGATGTCCTGCTGGTCCCGCAACACAGTGCGGTCCTCCCGTCCGGTGTGGATACCAGCACGCGGCTGGCGGGCGACGTTGTTCTTCATGTCCCGCTGATTTCGGCCGCGATGGATACCGTTACCGACAGCCGCATGGCCATCGGTATGGCGCGTGTGGGCGGCATGGGCGTGATCCACAAGAACTTTTCTCCGCAGAAGCAGGCCGCCGAAGTGGCCAAGGTGAAGAAGTCCGAATCGGTCGTCATCGAGGATCCGGTGACGCTCGGCCCGGACCAGACGATCGCCGAGGCCCGGGCGACCAGTTTGCGGCTGAATGTTTCCGGCTTCCCGGTGGTCAAGGGCGGCAAGGTGGTGGGAATACTCACCAACCGGGATATCCGGTTTGAAAGCCGCCCGAACGCCAGGGTGAGCGAGGTGATGACCTCAAAGGTGGTTACCGCTCCAGTCGGCACGAGCATGGAAAAGGCCCAGGAGATCATGCACCGCCACCGGATCGAGAAGCTCTTGGTAGTAGATGGTGAAAACCACCTGAAGGGCCTCATCACCGTCAAGGACATTACCAAGTCCAAGGCGTTCCCGAATGCCTGCAAGGATTCCCACGGCCGGTTCCGCGTGGCGGCGGCGATCGGCGTCGGCAACGACCGCGACGCCCGTGTCGAGGCGCTGGTCCATGCGGGCGTGGACATCATCTGCGTGGATACCGCCCATGGCCACTCGGAACGGGTGATTGAGACCGTGAAATGGGTGAAGGGCCGCTATCCGCAGATGCCGGTGATCGCCGGCAATGTGGCGACAGGCGAAGGCGTGCGGGCACTGGCCGGTGCCGGAGCGTCGGTGGTGAAAGTTGGCGTGGGGCCCGGCTCCATCTGCACGACCCGGGTCGTGGCGGGCGTCGGCGTTCCGCAGCTGACGGCTGTGATGGAATGCGCGGCTGCGGCCCGGGAAGCCGGGGTCACCATCATTTCTGACGGCGGGATCCGGTTTTCGGGCGACCTCGTCAAGGCGCTGGCTGCCGGTGCCGGGGCGGTGATGATCGGCTCGCTGTTCGCGGGAACCGAGGAGGCCCCCGGTGAAGTGGTCCTCTACCAGGGCCGTTCGTACAAGGTCTACCGCGGGATGGGCTCGCTGGGCGCCATGTCGGAGGGCTCGGCAGACCGCTACGCGCAGGATGATGTGGAGCCGGTGCAGGCCAAGTTCGTGCCGGAAGGTGTCGAGGGCCGGGTGCCCTACAAGGGGCCGCTCGCCGACAGCGTGTATCAGCTGGTCGGGGGACTCCGGTCCGGCATGGGGTACTTGGGAGCGCAGACGATCCCTGATCTCCAGAAGCGGGCGAAGTTCGTCCGGATATCCCCGGCGGGACTCCGTGAGAGCCACGTCCACGACATCATCATCACCCGCGAGCCGCCGAACTACCAGCTCGACTGA
- the trpD gene encoding anthranilate phosphoribosyltransferase, with the protein MTVANALSALARRETLDEATLTAALNEIAGGEVLPEKIGGLLMGIAARGAAVEELVAVVRFLRSRMVTIQPRVETPLIDTCGTGGDGLGTFNISTTAAILAAAAGAKIAKHGNRAASSKSGSADVLEALGVDTAASAERVRKSVETIGIGFLFAPAHHPVMKAVGPVRRSLGVKTIFNLAGPLSNPAGARRQLVGVYAPELMHLFAQALRELGCERAMIVHGRDGLDEITLTTPTDFVSLEPDGEIRGGVLDPKALGLPYCKPEDLAGGDPKANAEITRRILSGTETGPAATCVLVNAAAALWVGGVSKDIKQGMALAAGAISSGAAGRTLEKLAEISRG; encoded by the coding sequence ATGACCGTTGCCAATGCACTATCGGCCCTCGCCCGCCGGGAAACCCTGGACGAAGCCACGCTGACCGCCGCGCTGAACGAGATCGCCGGGGGTGAGGTGCTGCCCGAGAAGATCGGCGGCCTCCTGATGGGTATCGCTGCCCGCGGTGCGGCGGTCGAGGAACTGGTAGCGGTCGTCCGGTTTCTGAGGTCACGCATGGTGACGATCCAGCCAAGGGTGGAGACACCGCTCATCGACACCTGTGGCACCGGCGGCGACGGGCTGGGCACGTTCAACATCTCGACGACGGCCGCCATTCTTGCCGCTGCCGCCGGGGCGAAGATCGCCAAGCACGGCAACCGGGCCGCCTCATCGAAATCCGGATCAGCCGACGTGCTGGAAGCCCTCGGCGTGGATACTGCCGCTTCCGCCGAACGGGTCCGCAAATCGGTCGAAACCATCGGCATCGGCTTCCTGTTCGCTCCAGCCCACCACCCGGTGATGAAGGCCGTCGGTCCGGTACGCAGATCGCTCGGGGTAAAGACCATTTTCAATCTCGCCGGGCCACTTTCGAACCCCGCCGGGGCAAGGCGGCAGCTTGTCGGTGTCTATGCACCGGAGCTGATGCATCTCTTTGCACAGGCATTGCGGGAGCTGGGCTGCGAACGGGCGATGATCGTCCACGGCCGCGATGGCCTCGATGAGATCACGCTCACCACGCCAACCGACTTCGTTTCCCTGGAACCGGACGGGGAAATCCGGGGTGGGGTGCTGGATCCCAAGGCGCTGGGACTTCCCTACTGCAAGCCGGAAGACCTCGCCGGAGGCGACCCGAAGGCCAATGCTGAAATCACCCGGCGGATACTTTCGGGGACCGAAACCGGCCCGGCAGCCACCTGCGTCCTTGTAAACGCCGCCGCTGCCCTGTGGGTGGGCGGCGTGTCGAAGGACATCAAGCAGGGAATGGCACTGGCTGCCGGGGCCATCAGTTCGGGCGCCGCCGGGCGGACCCTGGAGAAGCTCGCGGAGATATCCCGTGGCTGA
- the trpC gene encoding indole-3-glycerol phosphate synthase TrpC, giving the protein MAESILDRIVARRRIRLAETKARVPQQQMEAQAAATPVPPRLETCFETVSSAPHSARRAILAEIKKASPSRGVFREDFDPAGFARSYASAGAAGLSVLTEEDFFQGCLGYLTDAAKASGLPCLRKDFLFDPYQVIEARAAGASAILLIVAMLADADIRLLMDTARQWKLDTLVEVHDETELDRALAGGAMFIGINNRDLKTFDTDLAVTERLLPKIPASARVLSESGLARGSDLDRLAAAGAGGFLIGETFMRAADPGAELRRLLGECHPAAHTAAR; this is encoded by the coding sequence GTGGCTGAGAGCATCCTCGACCGTATTGTTGCCCGGCGGCGCATCCGGCTCGCCGAAACGAAAGCCCGTGTGCCGCAGCAACAAATGGAAGCGCAGGCAGCCGCCACGCCCGTACCACCGCGCCTTGAGACCTGCTTTGAAACCGTGTCCAGCGCGCCCCATTCGGCCCGCCGGGCGATTCTGGCGGAGATCAAGAAAGCCTCGCCATCCAGGGGCGTATTCCGCGAAGACTTCGACCCCGCCGGATTCGCCCGCTCATACGCCAGCGCCGGGGCAGCGGGGCTGTCGGTACTTACGGAGGAGGATTTCTTCCAGGGCTGTCTGGGCTACCTGACCGACGCGGCAAAGGCGTCCGGGCTTCCCTGTCTTCGCAAGGATTTCCTGTTCGACCCCTATCAGGTCATCGAGGCCCGGGCGGCTGGCGCCAGCGCCATCCTGCTGATCGTTGCCATGCTCGCCGATGCCGATATCCGTCTGTTGATGGATACAGCCCGCCAGTGGAAGCTCGATACTCTGGTCGAAGTCCACGACGAGACCGAACTGGACCGGGCGCTGGCGGGCGGGGCCATGTTCATCGGCATTAACAACCGCGACCTGAAGACGTTTGATACCGATCTCGCAGTCACGGAGCGGCTGCTCCCGAAAATACCGGCGTCCGCCCGCGTGCTTAGCGAAAGCGGGCTGGCGAGGGGCAGCGACCTCGACCGGCTTGCCGCGGCCGGAGCGGGCGGTTTTTTGATCGGCGAAACATTCATGCGCGCCGCCGATCCCGGCGCCGAATTACGGAGGCTCCTCGGAGAATGTCATCCGGCCGCGCACACAGCCGCCCGCTGA
- a CDS encoding phosphoribosylanthranilate isomerase translates to MSSGRAHSRPLKVKICGITSAGDALAAVHAGADAIGLIFHPGSPRAVTVKQAREIADALPPFIVAVGVFVNAGERQVRDTLADAGLDAAQLHGDEPPELVTKLGRRAYKALQIRSRSELDRLDLYPGPVLLDGWSGTARGGTGSRIPASLAKAARSRLARQKRHLILAGGLAPDNIVEAVEAVDPWAIDVNSGVEASPGKKDPRKIAELFRILRAERLI, encoded by the coding sequence ATGTCATCCGGCCGCGCACACAGCCGCCCGCTGAAGGTGAAGATCTGCGGGATCACCAGCGCCGGGGACGCGCTCGCAGCCGTCCATGCCGGAGCGGACGCCATCGGCCTGATCTTCCATCCCGGAAGCCCCCGCGCCGTCACCGTGAAGCAGGCCCGCGAAATCGCGGACGCCCTGCCACCCTTCATCGTGGCGGTAGGGGTGTTTGTGAATGCGGGCGAACGGCAGGTGCGGGATACCCTCGCTGACGCCGGACTCGATGCGGCGCAGCTTCATGGTGACGAACCGCCCGAACTGGTCACAAAACTGGGACGCCGGGCCTACAAGGCGCTCCAGATACGCTCGCGGAGCGAACTGGACCGGCTGGACCTGTACCCCGGTCCGGTGCTGCTGGATGGCTGGTCCGGCACGGCACGGGGCGGGACCGGCTCGCGGATACCGGCAAGCCTCGCCAAGGCGGCACGGAGCCGGCTCGCCCGGCAGAAGCGCCACCTGATCCTTGCCGGTGGACTGGCCCCCGATAACATTGTAGAGGCCGTGGAAGCGGTCGATCCGTGGGCCATAGACGTCAATTCCGGCGTGGAAGCCTCGCCGGGAAAGAAAGATCCGCGGAAGATCGCTGAACTGTTCCGGATCCTTCGGGCCGAGCGGCTGATATAG
- the trpB gene encoding tryptophan synthase subunit beta, with protein sequence MPSRSTAELLKPKGHFGVFGGQYIAETLMPAVNELEAAFLQYKDDPEFRTELDHWLKTYVGRPSRLYFAERLTRQLGGGKIYLKREDLNHTGAHKINNVMGQVMLARRMGKKRIIAETGAGQHGVATATVCALFGLECIVYMGLEDTRRQSLNVARMELLGAKVVPVMSGTRTLKDALNEALRDWITNIRTTFYVIGTVAGPHPYPSLVKEFQSVIGRETMDQLEAAEGRRYPDLCIACVGGGSNAMGLFAPFIEHPEVELVGVEAAGSGIRSGKHAASISGGKVGVLHGNKTYLLMDADGQVAETHSISAGLDYPGVGPELASMAETGRLNVATATDDEAIGGVRLLAGTEGIIPALESAHAIAYLSKRAPGTPKDSIIVVNLSGRGDKDMVTVTDYLAARKPSSRKSPRRKSAKRK encoded by the coding sequence ATGCCGTCCCGTTCCACAGCCGAACTGCTGAAACCCAAGGGGCATTTCGGCGTCTTTGGCGGCCAGTATATCGCCGAAACGCTGATGCCCGCCGTGAACGAGCTGGAAGCGGCCTTCCTCCAGTACAAGGATGATCCGGAGTTCCGGACGGAACTGGACCACTGGCTGAAGACCTACGTGGGGAGGCCCTCCCGGCTTTATTTCGCCGAGCGCCTCACCCGGCAGCTCGGCGGCGGGAAGATCTATCTCAAGCGCGAGGATCTGAACCACACCGGCGCGCACAAGATCAACAACGTCATGGGGCAGGTGATGCTGGCCCGGCGGATGGGCAAGAAGCGAATCATCGCCGAAACGGGCGCTGGCCAGCATGGCGTCGCCACCGCGACCGTCTGCGCGCTCTTCGGCCTGGAATGCATCGTGTACATGGGACTCGAAGATACCCGCCGCCAGTCGCTGAATGTTGCCCGGATGGAACTGCTCGGCGCGAAGGTGGTTCCGGTGATGAGCGGAACCCGGACCCTGAAGGACGCCCTGAATGAAGCGCTCCGCGACTGGATCACCAACATCCGGACCACCTTCTATGTAATCGGTACCGTCGCGGGACCGCACCCCTACCCGTCCCTCGTCAAGGAGTTCCAGTCCGTGATCGGACGCGAAACGATGGACCAGCTGGAAGCGGCCGAGGGGCGGCGGTATCCGGACCTGTGCATTGCCTGTGTCGGAGGCGGATCGAATGCGATGGGCCTGTTCGCGCCCTTCATCGAACACCCGGAGGTGGAACTGGTGGGCGTCGAGGCCGCCGGCAGCGGCATCCGGTCAGGAAAGCATGCGGCTTCGATCAGCGGCGGCAAGGTCGGCGTCCTGCACGGCAACAAGACCTATCTTCTGATGGATGCCGACGGGCAGGTGGCCGAGACGCACTCCATCTCCGCCGGCCTCGACTACCCCGGCGTGGGGCCTGAGCTCGCCTCGATGGCCGAGACGGGGCGGCTCAATGTGGCCACTGCCACCGACGACGAGGCGATCGGCGGGGTCAGGCTGCTCGCCGGCACCGAGGGAATCATTCCGGCCCTGGAAAGCGCCCACGCCATCGCCTATCTGTCGAAGCGTGCGCCCGGAACCCCGAAGGACAGCATCATCGTCGTGAACCTGTCTGGACGCGGCGACAAGGACATGGTGACGGTGACGGACTATCTTGCCGCCCGGAAGCCTTCGTCCAGAAAGTCCCCGCGCCGGAAATCTGCGAAGCGAAAATGA
- the trpA gene encoding tryptophan synthase subunit alpha produces the protein MTTRIDTCFARLKGENRPALITFITAGDPSLATTEALIYELEKQGADIIELGMPFSDPSADGPTIQASSERALAAGTTVSKVLALVKKVRRRSQIPIVLFGYYNPIFARSPEKFAREARDAGADGVLVVDLPPEEAGELKPYLDQAGLNLIYLLAPTSTDERIRLVAERASGFVYYVQVTGVTGARQGLPADLPEKLAAIRRHISLPVGVGFGVSSREQARSVGRHGDAVVVGSAIVSRIGQSGSGRRMVKEVGRFVAQLRRGVEESRQ, from the coding sequence ATGACCACCCGGATCGACACCTGTTTTGCCCGCCTGAAGGGCGAGAACCGGCCCGCGCTGATTACCTTCATCACGGCCGGAGATCCCAGCCTCGCGACAACGGAGGCACTCATCTACGAACTGGAAAAGCAGGGTGCCGACATCATCGAACTGGGCATGCCGTTTTCCGACCCCAGCGCCGACGGCCCCACCATACAGGCTTCCAGCGAGCGGGCGCTGGCCGCCGGGACCACCGTCTCGAAAGTGCTCGCACTGGTCAAGAAGGTTCGCAGACGCAGCCAGATCCCGATCGTGCTGTTCGGCTACTACAACCCGATCTTCGCCCGCAGTCCCGAGAAGTTCGCCCGCGAGGCCCGCGATGCCGGGGCGGACGGGGTGCTGGTTGTGGATCTCCCGCCGGAAGAGGCTGGAGAACTGAAGCCCTATCTCGACCAGGCCGGGCTCAACCTGATTTACCTGCTGGCGCCGACCTCGACCGATGAGCGGATCCGGCTGGTGGCCGAACGGGCCAGCGGCTTTGTCTACTACGTTCAGGTGACCGGGGTAACGGGCGCGAGACAGGGACTTCCCGCGGATCTCCCGGAAAAACTTGCCGCCATCCGCAGGCACATCAGCCTTCCGGTCGGCGTGGGATTCGGCGTCAGCAGCCGCGAGCAGGCCCGGTCCGTGGGCCGGCATGGCGATGCCGTGGTGGTTGGAAGCGCCATCGTCTCCCGCATCGGGCAGTCCGGCTCAGGCCGCCGGATGGTGAAAGAAGTCGGCCGGTTCGTCGCGCAGCTCCGGCGCGGCGTCGAGGAGTCCCGCCAGTGA
- a CDS encoding LEA type 2 family protein — protein MSSEPEKNPPAPRVTRRTIWIGGAAAALLAILGTAYWMLRMPEIRVDWFEYQADQEGNVKIDILFGIVNRAAFDVELGAVDIRLDVDGFELYRNRINRTIPLPNHESVPFPVTLHIPDEIGDRFYSSNLRSATDPDQLRQRQIPYDLQIVIQMSSPLSREFKVRYQGTFPAFRVPEIEPVPGGFQIRQFSLSNPLLTLPVQVYNPNEFDIDVKDLEFDVSIYGRQVSHVKPDQTIRLEAGKSDVIRFDFNVETMKLGFGGIATLFRGYVDLNLQGAFTAGTPFGSFPIRFSKDTRLQLTR, from the coding sequence GTGAGCAGCGAACCGGAAAAAAATCCCCCCGCGCCCCGGGTTACCCGCCGGACGATCTGGATCGGCGGCGCGGCGGCAGCGCTGCTGGCGATCCTTGGTACCGCTTACTGGATGCTCCGGATGCCGGAAATCCGCGTTGACTGGTTCGAGTACCAGGCCGACCAGGAAGGCAACGTCAAGATCGACATCCTCTTCGGCATCGTCAACCGGGCCGCCTTCGACGTGGAACTGGGGGCCGTGGATATCCGTCTTGATGTGGATGGCTTCGAGCTGTACCGGAACCGGATCAACCGGACCATACCGCTGCCGAACCATGAATCGGTCCCGTTCCCCGTCACCCTCCACATACCGGACGAAATCGGCGACCGGTTCTATTCGTCCAACCTCAGGTCGGCGACGGACCCCGACCAGCTTCGCCAGCGGCAGATTCCGTACGACCTGCAGATCGTGATCCAGATGTCCTCGCCGCTCAGCCGGGAATTCAAGGTCCGCTATCAGGGCACGTTCCCCGCGTTCCGTGTACCGGAGATCGAGCCGGTGCCGGGCGGGTTCCAGATACGGCAGTTCTCGCTCTCCAATCCGCTGCTCACCCTGCCCGTACAGGTATACAACCCCAACGAGTTCGACATCGACGTCAAGGATCTGGAGTTCGACGTCTCGATCTACGGACGGCAGGTATCGCACGTGAAACCCGACCAGACGATCCGGCTGGAAGCGGGGAAATCGGATGTGATCCGGTTCGACTTCAATGTGGAGACGATGAAACTCGGATTTGGCGGTATCGCCACACTGTTCCGGGGGTACGTGGACCTGAACCTGCAGGGTGCCTTTACCGCCGGGACACCTTTCGGCAGCTTTCCGATCCGGTTCAGCAAGGACACCCGCCTCCAGCTCACCCGCTGA
- a CDS encoding cation:proton antiporter, whose protein sequence is MGLVFESVFAEVAAILAIAALAGFLGVLLRQPLIVSFIAVGIIVGPSVLGIMNRPEHLHLLADIGVSLLLFLVGLKLDIQLIRTLGPVAVATGMGQVAFTSIFGFLICMGLGMDWVASAYAAVALTFSSTIIVVKLLSDKREIDSLHGRIALGFLIVQDLFVVAAMVVLSAVGAGIGETARSPLMTVFSGIILLGTVWVMIRYVAEPLLKRMAQTPELMVTFAVAWAVVLAAVSGWLGFGRELGGLLGGVSLASTSFRDAVGSRLSGVRDFLLLFFFIGLGAHLDLSVLGAQVSPAIALSAFVLIGNPLIVLAIMGYMGYRRRTGFLAGLTVAQISEFSLIFMAMGVSLGHVGPEAMGLVTLVGLVTITLSTYMIVYSHPLYAKLDRFLIPFERKYTHREEETSTAGVGENYDVILFGLGRYGGAIARGLRDRNVSVLGIDFDPAVVDSWRGKGCPVMYGDAEDPDFPLSLPFREAKWIILAIPPRLSGVTHTDFRLVLTHEFRQAGFTGKIAVTSHLHFDAELVLSEGADVALLPYEDAAERAVELVLTV, encoded by the coding sequence TTGGGACTTGTCTTTGAATCGGTGTTCGCCGAGGTGGCCGCGATTCTGGCAATCGCGGCACTTGCCGGCTTTCTGGGCGTGCTGCTCCGCCAGCCGCTGATCGTCAGTTTCATCGCTGTCGGCATCATCGTCGGTCCGTCGGTGCTCGGCATCATGAACCGCCCGGAGCACCTTCACCTGCTGGCCGATATCGGCGTGTCGCTGCTGCTGTTTCTGGTCGGACTGAAACTCGACATCCAGCTCATTCGCACCCTGGGGCCGGTCGCCGTGGCGACCGGCATGGGGCAGGTGGCGTTCACCTCGATATTCGGATTCCTCATATGCATGGGGCTGGGCATGGACTGGGTGGCCAGCGCCTACGCGGCGGTGGCCCTGACGTTTTCGAGCACGATCATCGTCGTCAAGCTGCTTTCGGACAAGCGGGAGATCGATTCGCTGCATGGCCGGATCGCGCTCGGTTTCCTGATCGTTCAGGACCTGTTCGTCGTGGCCGCGATGGTCGTGCTCTCGGCGGTGGGAGCAGGCATCGGCGAGACGGCGCGAAGCCCGCTGATGACGGTTTTCAGCGGGATCATCCTGCTGGGAACCGTCTGGGTGATGATCCGCTATGTGGCCGAGCCGCTCCTGAAACGCATGGCCCAGACGCCGGAACTGATGGTGACGTTCGCCGTGGCATGGGCGGTCGTGCTGGCCGCCGTGAGCGGGTGGCTCGGCTTCGGCCGGGAACTGGGCGGCCTTCTGGGGGGAGTCTCGCTCGCCTCGACGTCGTTTCGTGATGCGGTCGGCTCGCGCCTGTCGGGAGTCAGGGATTTCCTGCTCCTGTTTTTCTTTATCGGTCTTGGGGCACATCTGGATCTTTCCGTGCTCGGCGCGCAGGTGTCACCTGCTATCGCGCTGTCGGCCTTCGTGCTGATTGGCAATCCCCTGATTGTCCTCGCGATCATGGGGTACATGGGCTACCGGCGGAGGACCGGATTCCTGGCGGGGCTCACAGTCGCACAGATCAGCGAGTTTTCCCTCATCTTCATGGCGATGGGTGTTTCGCTGGGCCATGTGGGACCGGAGGCGATGGGCCTGGTGACGCTCGTCGGGCTGGTGACGATTACCCTTTCCACCTACATGATCGTCTATTCGCATCCGCTATATGCGAAACTGGATCGCTTCCTGATCCCTTTCGAGCGGAAATACACGCACCGTGAGGAAGAGACTTCAACTGCCGGTGTTGGCGAGAATTATGATGTCATCCTGTTCGGGCTGGGGAGATATGGCGGAGCCATTGCCCGGGGACTGAGGGACCGTAACGTCTCCGTTCTGGGGATTGATTTTGATCCTGCCGTGGTGGATTCGTGGCGCGGCAAGGGCTGTCCGGTGATGTATGGGGATGCCGAGGATCCGGACTTTCCGCTGAGCCTGCCGTTCCGGGAGGCAAAATGGATCATTCTGGCCATTCCGCCCCGGCTGTCCGGCGTCACGCATACCGACTTCCGGCTGGTGCTGACGCACGAGTTCCGCCAGGCCGGTTTTACCGGAAAGATCGCCGTCACGAGCCATCTTCATTTTGATGCTGAACTGGTACTCTCGGAAGGGGCTGACGTGGCGCTGCTGCCCTACGAGGACGCGGCAGAGCGGGCGGTCGAACTGGTGCTGACGGTCTGA